One Nomascus leucogenys isolate Asia chromosome 22a, Asia_NLE_v1, whole genome shotgun sequence DNA segment encodes these proteins:
- the DNAJB2 gene encoding dnaJ homolog subfamily B member 2 isoform X1 — MASYYEILDVPRSASADDIKKAYRRKALQWHPDKNPDNKEFAEKKFKEVAEAYEVLSDKHKREIYDRYGREGLTGTGTGPSRAEAGSGGPGFTFTFRSPEEVFREFFGSGDPFAELFDDLGPFSELQNRGSRHSGPFFTFSSSFPGHSDFSSSSFSFSPGAGAFRSVSTSTTFVQGRRITTRRIMENGQERVEVEEDGQLKSVTINGVPDDLALGLELSRREQQPSVTSRSGGTQVQQTPASCPLDNDLSEDEDLQLAMAYSLSEMEAAGKKPAGGREAQHRRQGRPKAQHQDPGLGGTQEGARGEATKRSPSPEEKASRCLIL; from the exons ATGGCATCCTACTACGAGATCCTAGACGTGCCGCGAAGTGCGTCCGCTGATGACATCAAGAAGGC GTATCGGCGCAAGGCTCTCCAGTGGCACCCAGACAAAAACCCAGATAATAAAGAATTTGCTGAGAAGAAATTTAAGGAGGTGGCCGAGGCATATGAAGTGCTGTCTGACA AGCACAAGCGGGAGATTTACGACCGCTATGGCCGGGAAGGGCTGACAGGGACAG GAACTGGCCCATCTCGGGCAGAAGCTGGCAGTGGTGGGCCTGGCTTCACCTTCACCTTCCGCAGCCCCGAGGAGGTCTTCCGGGAATTCTTTGGGAGTGGAGACCCTTTTGCAGAGCTCTTTG ATGACCTGGGCCCCTTCTCAGAGCTTCAGAACCGGGGTTCCCGACACTCAGGCCCCTTCTttaccttctcttcctccttccctgggcACTCCG ATTTCTCCTCCTCATCTTTCTCCTTCAGTCCCGGGGCTGGTGCTTTTCGCTCTGTTTCTACTTCTACCACCTTTGTCCAAGGACGCCGCATCACCACACGCAG AATCATGGAGAACGGGCAGGAGCGGGTGGAAGTGGAGGAGGATGGGCAGCTGAAGTCAGTCACAATCAATG GTGTCCCAGATGACCTGGCACTGGGCTTGGAGCTGAGCCGTCGCGAGCAGCAGCCGTCAGTCACTTCCAGGTCTGGGGGCACTCAGGTCCAGCAGACCCCTGCCTCATGCCCCTTGGACAACGACCTCTCTGAGGATGAGGACCTACAGCTGGCCATGGCCTACAGCCTGTCAGAGATGGAGGCAGCTGGGAAGAAACCCGCAGGTGGGCGGGAGGCACAGCACCGACGGCAGGGGCGTCCCAAGGCCCAGCACCAAGATCCAGGCTTGGGGGGGACCCAGGAGGGTGCGAGGGGTGAAGCAACCAAACGCAGCCCATCCCCAGAGGAGAAGGCCTCTCGCTGCCTCATCCTCTGA
- the DNAJB2 gene encoding dnaJ homolog subfamily B member 2 isoform X2: MASYYEILDVPRSASADDIKKAYRRKALQWHPDKNPDNKEFAEKKFKEVAEAYEVLSDKHKREIYDRYGREGLTGTGTGPSRAEAGSGGPGFTFTFRSPEEVFREFFGSGDPFAELFDDLGPFSELQNRGSRHSGPFFTFSSSFPGHSDFSSSSFSFSPGAGAFRSVSTSTTFVQGRRITTRRIMENGQERVEVEEDGQLKSVTINGVPDDLALGLELSRREQQPSVTSRSGGTQVQQTPASCPLDNDLSEDEDLQLAMAYSLSEMEAAGKKPADVF, from the exons ATGGCATCCTACTACGAGATCCTAGACGTGCCGCGAAGTGCGTCCGCTGATGACATCAAGAAGGC GTATCGGCGCAAGGCTCTCCAGTGGCACCCAGACAAAAACCCAGATAATAAAGAATTTGCTGAGAAGAAATTTAAGGAGGTGGCCGAGGCATATGAAGTGCTGTCTGACA AGCACAAGCGGGAGATTTACGACCGCTATGGCCGGGAAGGGCTGACAGGGACAG GAACTGGCCCATCTCGGGCAGAAGCTGGCAGTGGTGGGCCTGGCTTCACCTTCACCTTCCGCAGCCCCGAGGAGGTCTTCCGGGAATTCTTTGGGAGTGGAGACCCTTTTGCAGAGCTCTTTG ATGACCTGGGCCCCTTCTCAGAGCTTCAGAACCGGGGTTCCCGACACTCAGGCCCCTTCTttaccttctcttcctccttccctgggcACTCCG ATTTCTCCTCCTCATCTTTCTCCTTCAGTCCCGGGGCTGGTGCTTTTCGCTCTGTTTCTACTTCTACCACCTTTGTCCAAGGACGCCGCATCACCACACGCAG AATCATGGAGAACGGGCAGGAGCGGGTGGAAGTGGAGGAGGATGGGCAGCTGAAGTCAGTCACAATCAATG GTGTCCCAGATGACCTGGCACTGGGCTTGGAGCTGAGCCGTCGCGAGCAGCAGCCGTCAGTCACTTCCAGGTCTGGGGGCACTCAGGTCCAGCAGACCCCTGCCTCATGCCCCTTGGACAACGACCTCTCTGAGGATGAGGACCTACAGCTGGCCATGGCCTACAGCCTGTCAGAGATGGAGGCAGCTGGGAAGAAACCCGCAG ATGTGTTCTGA